The following coding sequences lie in one Saccharomyces mikatae IFO 1815 strain IFO1815 genome assembly, chromosome: 10 genomic window:
- the EXO70 gene encoding GTP-Rho binding exocyst subunit EXO70 (similar to Saccharomyces cerevisiae EXO70 (YJL085W); ancestral locus Anc_1.281): MPAEIDIDEADILVLSQGLQKTSKLTFQINKSLQKIAATSNQSSQLFTPILARNNVLTTLQRNIESTLNSVASVKDLANEASKYEIILQKGINQVGLKQYTQVIHKLDDMLEDIQSGQANREENSEFHGILTHLKELIKSSEAQLRVYFISILNSIKPFDPQINITKKMPFPYYEDQQLGALSWILDYFHGNSENSTIQDILVGERSKLILKCMAFLEPFAKEVVTAKNAPYEKGSSGMNSYTEALLGFIANEKSLVDDLYSQYTENKPQVLSQILSPLISAYAKLFSTNLKMVRSNLENVGFFSFELVESINDVKKTLRGKELQNYNLLQDCTHEVRQVTQSLFKDAIDRIIKKTNSISTIPSNNGVTEATVDTMSRLRKFSEYKNGCLGAMDNITRENWLPSSYKEKEYTLLSESLNWEDHNVLLSCFISDCIDTLTVNLERKAQVSLMPNQEPDVANPNSSRNKHKQRIGFFILMNLILVEQIVEKSELNLMIAGEGHSRLERLKKRYVSYMVSDWRDLTANLMDAVFIDSSGKKSKDKEQIKEKFRKFNEGFEDLVSKTKQYKLSDPSLKVTLKSEIVSLVMPMYERFYSRYKDSFKNPRKHIKYTPDELTTVLNQLVR, encoded by the coding sequence ATGCCGGCTgaaattgatattgatgaggCTGACATACTAGTTTTATCTCAAGGGTTACAGAAGACAAGTAAACTCACTTTCCAAATCAATAAATCATTGCAAAAAATTGCAGCTACTTCCAATCAATCTAGCCAACTTTTTACTCCCATTCTTGCTAGGAACAATGTTTTGACCACActacaaagaaatattgaaagTACTTTGAATTCCGTTGCCTCAGTAAAAGATCTAGCCAATGAAGCTTCTAAATATGAGATTATTCTACAAAAGGGTATTAATCAAGTCGGATTAAAACAATATACTCAAGTAATACATAAACTGGATGATATGTTGGAGGATATCCAATCTGGACAAGCTAATCGAGAAGAGAACTCAGAATTCCATGGGATTTTAACACATTTGAAAGAACTGATCAAAAGCAGTGAGGCTCAATTGAGGGTATATTTCATTTCAATCTTGAACAGCATAAAACCATTTGATCCTCAAATCAATATCACAAAAAAGATGCCGTTCCCATATTATGAAGACCAACAGTTGGGTGCTCTCTCATGGATTTTAGACTATTTCCACGGTAATTCAGAAAATTCTACTATACAAGACATACTTGTCGGTGAGAGAAGTAAATTAATCCTCAAATGCATGGCATTTCTTGAACCATTTGCTAAGGAAGTTGTCACTGCGAAAAATGCACCCTACGAAAAGGGCAGCAGTGGAATGAATAGCTATACAGAGGCATTGTTAGGTTTCATTGCTAATGAGAAGTCACTGGTAGACGATCTGTACTCTCAGTACACGGAAAACAAACCTCAGGTACTGTCACAGATTTTGTCGCCTTTGATAAGTGCATACGCCAAACTCTTTAGTACCAATTTGAAGATGGTACGAAGCAATCTCGAAAACGTTGGATTCTTTAGTTTTGAATTGGTCGAAAGTATAAATGATGTGAAGAAAACTCTGCGAGGCAAGGAACTACAAAATTATAATTTATTGCAAGATTGCACTCACGAAGTACGTCAGGTAACCCAATCGCTATTCAAAGATGCCATTGATAGAATTATCAAAAAGACTAACTCGATTTCCACTATTCCTTCCAATAATGGTGTCACTGAAGCAACTGTAGATACAATGTCAAGACTAAGAAAGTTCAGTGAGTATAAGAACGGATGTCTAGGTGCCATGGATAATATCACACGTGAGAACTGGTTACCTTCTAGCTATAAAGAGAAGGAATACACTTTACTTAGCGAGTCACTAAACTGGGAAGATCACAATGTATTATTATCGTGTTTCATAAGTGATTGTATAGACACATTGACGGTTAATCTTGAGAGAAAAGCGCAAGTATCATTAATGCCTAATCAGGAACCAGATGTTGCCAATCCTAATAGCTCAAGAAATAAGCACAAACAACGTATTGGATTCTTTATCTTAATGAACTTGATACTTGTTGAGCAGATTGTGGAAAAATCAGAATTGAACTTAATGATCGCTGGGGAAGGTCACTCTAGATTGGAACGGCTGAAAAAACGTTATGTTAGTTATATGGTATCTGATTGGAGAGATCTAACCGCAAATTTGATGGATGCAGTGTTCATTGATAGTAGTggtaaaaaatcaaaagacaaagaacaaattaaagagaaatttagaaaattcAACGAGGGTTTTGAAGATTTAGTGtcgaaaacaaaacaatatAAGCTCTCAGACCCATCATTAAAGGTAACCTTGAAATCGGAAATCGTTTCATTGGTTATGCCCATGTATGAAAGATTCTATAGCAGATATAAGGACTCTTTTAAGAATCCTAGAAAGCACATTAAATATACCCCTGATGAACTAACTACTGTTCTGAATCAATTAGTTAGGTAG